The Cytobacillus firmus genome segment CTAAGATTGTTATTATTTGTTTATAAATTCAGCCCGTTGATTTCCGCTGCAGGCACTTGCTTTCCGCGGGGAGGAATGCGAGCCTCCTCGGCTTCGCCTGCGGGGTCTCACACTTCCCTCTCCTCCCGCAGGACATTGAATAAGCTTCCTCGAATGAACACCGCACGAAGGAAATGCGTCAGCATTTTCGAGGATCAAGTGCCCTCCGCTCCAATCAACTCAGAACTCTAATTTAGTTCCCTGCCTAAAGCAACATACCTTGCGAAATCAGCCTGATTAATTTTCCCCATTTTTGTCATGGGAGATTGATAGTCCCAGTTTCTTTAATAGCTCAATGGCTGTAGCTTTTTCTTCAGAAGTCAGCTCGTTCATAAGTGAATGTATATGTTTTTCATGGTCAGGAAAAATATTTTCAATAAATGCTTTTCCCTCATCTGTAATCTGCGCAAAGGTGACTCTTCTGTCCGTCGGGCATGCGACCCTTTTTAACAGGCCTTTCTGCTCAAGCTTGTCCACTACATATGTGATGCTTCCGCTGGCCAATAGTATTTTCCCGCCGATCTGCTGCAGTGGCTGGTCACCTTTATGGTACAGCAGCTCCAAAACGGCAA includes the following:
- a CDS encoding MarR family winged helix-turn-helix transcriptional regulator, yielding MGSEQIDQSLKLFIVLSRAYRAINENVNKRIQTYGVNPTEFAVLELLYHKGDQPLQQIGGKILLASGSITYVVDKLEQKGLLKRVACPTDRRVTFAQITDEGKAFIENIFPDHEKHIHSLMNELTSEEKATAIELLKKLGLSISHDKNGEN